In a genomic window of Nitrospirota bacterium:
- a CDS encoding LysR family transcriptional regulator, producing MDDHKLKVFCTVAETKSFSKTSEIIHLTQPAVSLQIQALEEVYETKLFDRSSSTVTLTPAGEVLYKYAKDILSLYANAQKMIGELTGLVKGSISIGASSTIGNYVLPGVITDFKKTHPKIKIHLLVGNTKRVVEMLNSGNIDLGFVEGEVTRQKMVVEKILADELMLIVPAYHPWAKKKEISISELTKEPVIFREGGSGTRQMIEKFLAMHGLAPQAMKISMVLGSTEAIKEAVENGLGVSIISRWAARKENKYGTLNFLKIKEQKMMREFSLIANKSAVLTHAADEFLTYLKSYPFAKLLA from the coding sequence ATGGACGACCACAAACTCAAGGTTTTCTGCACAGTGGCTGAGACCAAAAGTTTTTCGAAGACATCTGAGATCATTCACCTTACTCAGCCGGCTGTCAGCCTCCAGATCCAGGCGCTTGAAGAGGTCTATGAAACCAAGCTGTTTGACCGCTCAAGCAGCACCGTGACCCTTACGCCTGCCGGTGAAGTACTCTATAAATACGCCAAGGATATCCTGAGCCTCTATGCCAATGCGCAGAAGATGATCGGCGAACTGACCGGTCTTGTCAAGGGAAGCATCAGTATCGGAGCCAGCTCAACGATCGGCAATTATGTCCTTCCCGGCGTGATAACCGACTTCAAGAAGACCCATCCGAAGATCAAGATCCATCTGCTTGTGGGCAACACGAAGCGTGTTGTTGAAATGCTCAATTCCGGAAACATTGACCTCGGTTTTGTTGAGGGGGAAGTGACGCGCCAGAAGATGGTCGTAGAGAAGATCCTTGCAGACGAACTCATGCTTATTGTGCCTGCATATCATCCCTGGGCGAAGAAAAAGGAGATATCCATCAGTGAACTGACCAAGGAGCCTGTCATATTCAGGGAAGGCGGTTCAGGCACCCGCCAGATGATCGAGAAGTTTCTCGCCATGCACGGACTGGCGCCGCAGGCCATGAAAATATCCATGGTATTGGGCAGCACCGAAGCGATCAAAGAGGCTGTCGAAAACGGTCTCGGCGTCTCGATTATTTCCCGATGGGCAGCCCGCAAGGAAAACAAATATGGTACGTTGAATTTCCTGAAGATCAAAGAGCAGAAGATGATGAGGGAGTTCTCTCTGATCGCGAACAAGAGCGCCGTTTTGACCCATGCGGCGGATGAGTTCCTTACGTATCTGAAATCGTACCCGTTTGCAAAACTCCTCGCATAA
- a CDS encoding DUF1957 domain-containing protein, with translation MQKRPFRFITPSEFCAENRVLETVTPSASSWGKNGYSTVWLDPSNSWVYRHLKKASERMSALSRQHHKAEGLLQRALNQALRELLLAQASDWPFMMKMGSAAQFGEAKFREHINNFFALCRDIDRGTIRNAAVDSLEKKTGIFRDIDFRIYATKRVATAKVMY, from the coding sequence TTGCAAAAGAGGCCCTTCCGATTCATAACACCGTCTGAATTCTGCGCTGAAAACAGGGTGCTGGAGACGGTCACGCCTTCGGCCTCAAGCTGGGGGAAAAACGGGTATAGCACTGTCTGGCTCGACCCGTCAAACAGTTGGGTGTACCGCCATCTGAAAAAAGCCTCGGAAAGGATGTCGGCGCTTTCACGGCAGCACCATAAAGCAGAGGGGTTGCTGCAGCGGGCGCTCAATCAGGCACTCAGAGAACTGTTGCTTGCCCAGGCGAGCGACTGGCCGTTTATGATGAAAATGGGCTCAGCAGCCCAGTTCGGAGAAGCCAAATTCAGGGAGCATATCAACAATTTTTTTGCACTCTGCCGGGACATCGACAGGGGAACGATACGGAACGCAGCAGTCGACTCCCTCGAAAAAAAGACCGGCATATTCAGAGATATTGACTTCAGGATCTATGCGACAAAGAGAGTGGCAACAGCAAAGGTTATGTATTAA
- a CDS encoding aminotransferase class IV, whose translation MYIFLNDRVVPEHEATVSVFDHGFLYGDGIYETMRGYDGIVFMLDRHIERLNRSASLIQLTVPSPDVIREAVYETIRANALRSVYVRITVSRGKGPIGLDPALCPKPTFVVIAEDFREYPEKYYDEGVKFIVAKTRRNLIEALNPKIKSLNFLNNILAKIEAKEQGAYEALMLNADGLISEGTVCNIFFVRDNVLCTPSVEMGVLDGITRELVIDLAKETGMQVREGSFRPEDLFSASEVFFTNTTSEVMPVCQVNDVAYAPGKVAKRLRQLYRGRVEKAVRAE comes from the coding sequence ATGTATATATTTCTGAATGACAGGGTCGTGCCTGAGCATGAGGCCACGGTCTCTGTTTTTGACCACGGATTTCTTTACGGAGACGGCATTTACGAGACCATGCGTGGCTATGACGGCATTGTCTTTATGCTGGATCGACATATCGAGAGGCTTAACCGCTCGGCATCCCTGATACAACTGACTGTCCCTTCCCCTGATGTTATTCGAGAAGCAGTGTATGAGACAATCCGGGCCAACGCGCTCAGAAGTGTTTATGTCAGAATCACCGTATCGCGCGGTAAAGGCCCGATAGGGCTTGATCCTGCGCTCTGTCCAAAGCCCACCTTTGTAGTGATCGCCGAGGATTTCAGGGAATATCCGGAGAAGTATTACGACGAGGGAGTAAAATTCATCGTCGCGAAGACCCGCAGAAACCTCATTGAAGCGCTTAATCCAAAAATAAAGTCTCTGAACTTTCTGAATAATATCCTTGCCAAGATCGAGGCAAAAGAGCAGGGGGCCTATGAAGCGCTCATGCTTAACGCCGATGGGTTGATATCGGAAGGCACGGTCTGCAATATCTTTTTTGTCAGGGACAATGTCCTCTGCACGCCTTCTGTTGAGATGGGTGTGCTTGACGGCATCACGCGGGAGCTCGTCATAGACCTGGCGAAGGAGACGGGCATGCAGGTCAGGGAAGGGAGTTTTCGTCCGGAGGACCTCTTCAGCGCATCAGAGGTTTTTTTTACCAATACCACCAGCGAGGTCATGCCGGTCTGCCAGGTCAATGACGTGGCATATGCTCCGGGAAAGGTGGCAAAGAGACTGCGTCAATTGTATCGGGGGAGAGTCGAAAAGGCAGTAAGGGCTGAGTGA
- a CDS encoding LptF/LptG family permease, with product MKIIQRLYLADFLRLLLLISLGLSLLFSLIDLIGKIDDFLPNKPSVGSLIFYAVYGIPRFFLYLLPMSVLICSLFTFSQAARRKEITAIRAAGGRMRDLFYPFVMTGAVLSIAAFAIGEFAVPDFAQRSAVLKIKLEGKEKKSALSDGTTWIKDRKGNPVKIELYIPEEKIAQNVSIFINGKDFLESVITAKRAIWQTEQQQWLFEEASQYDSKTGKTTKISRMNYPDLDSPDIFSKEMKASDEMGIAELYRYIQRLKNAGFSNMKLIVDLNSKVSFPLINAVMMLLGISLAGRARMGGGLFTAGLGLGVSLLYWFGYTFTLSIGYAGILPPFIASWLVPVLFGSASVYLFVTTPE from the coding sequence ATGAAGATCATACAGCGGCTGTACCTTGCCGATTTCCTCAGACTGCTTCTTCTGATTTCACTCGGCCTCTCGCTCCTCTTCAGCCTTATTGACCTGATCGGCAAGATCGATGACTTCCTGCCGAACAAGCCGTCTGTCGGATCTCTCATCTTCTATGCAGTCTATGGCATACCCCGGTTCTTCCTGTATCTGCTTCCAATGTCCGTGCTTATCTGCAGCCTCTTCACGTTCAGTCAGGCAGCGCGCAGAAAAGAGATAACCGCAATACGGGCTGCAGGCGGAAGAATGCGCGATCTGTTCTACCCCTTTGTCATGACCGGTGCAGTGCTGAGCATCGCCGCCTTTGCCATCGGCGAGTTTGCGGTCCCTGACTTCGCGCAGCGTTCAGCCGTATTAAAGATAAAACTGGAGGGGAAAGAAAAAAAATCGGCTCTTTCTGACGGCACCACCTGGATCAAGGACCGTAAGGGCAATCCCGTAAAAATAGAGCTTTACATCCCGGAAGAAAAGATCGCTCAAAACGTGAGCATCTTTATCAATGGCAAGGACTTTTTGGAAAGCGTGATTACGGCAAAGCGTGCAATCTGGCAGACCGAACAGCAGCAGTGGCTCTTTGAGGAGGCATCACAGTACGACAGCAAAACGGGAAAGACGACAAAAATCAGCCGTATGAATTACCCTGACCTTGATTCTCCGGATATCTTTTCAAAGGAGATGAAAGCATCCGATGAGATGGGCATCGCAGAACTCTACCGCTACATTCAGAGGCTCAAAAATGCCGGCTTCAGCAATATGAAACTTATTGTCGACCTCAATTCAAAGGTCTCTTTTCCCCTGATCAATGCCGTCATGATGCTCCTTGGCATCTCTCTGGCAGGCCGGGCCCGAATGGGTGGAGGACTCTTTACCGCAGGCCTCGGACTTGGCGTGAGCCTTCTCTACTGGTTCGGTTATACTTTTACCCTGTCCATAGGGTACGCAGGCATTCTTCCGCCTTTCATCGCTTCATGGCTGGTGCCGGTTCTTTTCGGTTCTGCTTCCGTCTATCTGTTTGTAACAACGCCTGAGTGA